One window from the genome of Pyrus communis chromosome 16, drPyrComm1.1, whole genome shotgun sequence encodes:
- the LOC137720048 gene encoding uncharacterized protein: protein MASPSEPPHTNQQLGRTVTHLVHSTASNLLSIFASPKTTPSPSTTPPAIRVGLLLPNSPKPLAFQPDSNTSAMKGVASSPESTSGFPSTVRIAGLNSNIKGGGGPAFVGQVFSMCDLSGTGLMAVSTHFDIPFISKRTPEWLKKMFKSITNSERNGPVFRFFMDLGDAVTYVKRLNIPSGVVGACRLDLAYEHFKEKPHLFQFVPNEKQVKAANKLLKTMPQSGKCKRVDGVPVFGAQNLDIAIASSDGIKWYTPYFFDKNMLDNILEESVDQHFHSLIQTRHMHRRHDVIDDNIPAEVIEEMGDNLWEPPEVQEVMDEMGNPGIPLSVISKAAEMQLLNAVDKVLLGNRWVRKATGIQPKFPYMVDSFERRSAASFLRASQPARYLGNGEAVDDTEDSLDCSTSEIKLKDDIHTNKGNKIKLQFPFGDWFSRLWSKQRDQNEELSNERIEQSSLQNPNLPKITMVGISTGEAGPMSQANLKKTMEDLTKELEQTDSGNGFGSDTSNELRFEDRDPLFVANVGDYYSGMAKTGSSRWVRGGNN from the exons ATGGCCTCACCGTCCGAACCACCACACACCAATCAGCAACTCGGACGCACCGTAACCCACCTGGTCCACTCCACCGCATCCAATCTCCTCTCCATCTTCGCCTCCCCCAAGACGACCCCGTCGCCGTCCACGACCCCGCCGGCAATCCGCGTCGGGCTCCTCCTCCCAAACTCGCCGAAACCTCTCGCTTTCCAGCCCGACTCCAATACCTCCGCCATGAAGGGCGTGGCGTCGTCGCCCGAGTCGACCTCCGGGTTCCCGTCAACGGTCAGGATTGCAGGGCTGAACTCGAACATCAAGGGCGGCGGTGGGCCGGCGTTTGTGGGCCAGGTCTTCAGTATGTGCGACCTCTCCGGGACTGGTCTCATGGCTGTCTCCACCCACTTCGACATCCCCTTTATTTCCAAAAG AACTCCTGAGTGGCTGAAGAAGATGtttaaatcaattactaatagTGAGAGAAACGGCCCCGTGTTTCGATTTTTCATGGATTTAGGCGATGCGG TTACGTATGTGAAACGGCTGAATATACCGAGTGGCGTGGTGGGTGCTTGTCGTCTTGATTTAGCATATGAACACTTCAAG GAAAAGCCCCACTTGTTCCAGTTTGTTCCAAATGAAAAACAG GTCAAGGCAGCTAACAAACTTCTCAAGACAATGCCGCAGAGTGGCAAATGCAAAAGGGTTGACGGAGTTCCAGTTTTTGGTGCTCAAAACTTGGATATTGCAATAGCAAGCTCAGATGGGATCAAATG GTATACTCCCTACTTTTTTGATAAAAACATGCTTGATAACATTCTTGAGGAATCTGTTGATCAGCATttccattctttaattcaaactcGGCACATGCATCGGCGACACGATGTGATTGATGACAACATACCAGCAGAAGTAATTGAAGAGATGGGAGATAACTTATGGGAGCCTCCAGAG GTTCAGGAAGTAATGGATGAAATGGGGAATCCTGGAATACCTTTGAGTGTCATTTCTAAAGCCGCTGAAATGCAGCTCCTCAATGCTGTTGATAAAGTACTTCTGGGTAATAGGTGGGTACGGAAAGCAACTGGCATTCAACCCAAATTCCCTTATATGGTTGACTCTTTCGAGAGAAG GAGTGCAGCCTCTTTCCTCAGAGCTTCTCAGCCAGCCAGATACCTTGGCAATGGCGAAGCAGTAGATGATACTGAAGATTCTCTAGATTGTAGCACTTCagagattaaattaaaggatgatATTCACACCAataaaggaaacaaaataaaactccAGTTTCCTTTCGGAGATTGGTTTAGTCGTCTGTGGTCGAAACAAAGGGACCAAAATGAAGAGCTGTCAAACGAACGCATCGAGCAGAGCTCACTACAAAATCCAAACCTTCCTAAGATTACTATGGTTGGCATTTCAACTGGTGAGGCAGGGCCGATGAGTCAAGCAAATTTAAAGAAGACGATGGAGGATTTAACAAAAGAGTTGGAGCAGACGGATTCAGGAAATGGTTTTGGTAGCGATACAAGTAATGAGTTAAGATTTGAAGATAGAGATCCGCTATTTGTGGCAAATGTAGGTGATTATTATTCTGGCATGGCAAAGACGGGTTCATCTAGATGGGTTCGTGGAGGAAACAATTAG
- the LOC137720047 gene encoding dnaJ protein ERDJ2A-like → MAASEENSALFPIFILTIMALPLVPYTITKLCRAASKKTKSIHCQCSECARSGKYRKSIFKRISNFSTWSNLTLILLWVIMIVLVYYIKNMSREIQVFEPFSILGLEPGASDSEIKKAYRRLSIQYHPDKNPDPEAHNYFVEFISKAYQALTDPVSRENFEKYGHPDGRQGFQMGIALPQFLLHIDGASGGILLLWIVGICILLPLVIAVIYLSRSAKYTGNYVMHHTLSTYYYFMKPSLAPSKVMDVFIKAAEYTEIPVRRTDNEPLQKLFMLVRSELNLDLKNIKQEQAKFWKQHPALVKTELLIQAQLTRESASLSPSLQGDFRRVLELAPRLLEELMKMAVMPRNAQGQGWLRPAIGVVELSQCIIQAVPLSARKAIGGSSEGIAPFLQLPHFSEAVVKKIARKKLRVFQELQDMSVEDRAEVLSQTAGFSSAEVQDVEMVLQTMPSISFEVKCETEGEDGIQEGDIVTVHAWVTLKRANGLIGALPHAPYFPFHKEENFWFLLADSVSNYVWFWQKVNFMDEAAAITAASKAIEDTKEGSGATMKETSAAVKEAVGKVKSGSRLITGKLPAPGEGNYNLTCYCLCDSWIGCDRKTNLKMKILKRTRAGTRGGSVAEEGPITEDGIEEEEENEDDEYDDDYESEYSEDEADEQHDTKKKGPATNGTVDKQGSGSDGSGSEDD, encoded by the exons ATGGCTGCTTCGGAAGAGAATAGTGCGTTGTTCCCAATTTTCATTTTGACCATAATGGCACTGCCCCTAGTGCCTTATACAATTACGAAGTTATGTCGTGCTGCATCCAAGAAAACAAAGAGCATCCACTGTCAGTGCTCTGAGTGCGCTCGGTCAGGAAAGTACCGCAAGTCAATTTTTAAGCGG ATTTCAAACTTCTCAACATGGAGTAACTTGACATTAATACTTCTCTGGGTTATCATGATAGTCCTGGTTTATTACATCAAAAATATGAGCCGCGAG ATTCAAGTTTTCGAGCCATTCAGTATTCTTGGACTGGAACCTGGAGCTTCTGATTCAGAAATAAAGAAGGCATATAGGAGACTCTCCATACAGTACCATCCAGATAAAAATCCAGATCCAG AGGCCCACAATTACTTTGTGGAGTTCATATCAAAGGCTTATCAGGCTCTGACGGATCCAGTATCTCGTgagaattttgaaaaatatggcCATCCAGATGGCAGGCAG GGGTTTCAAATGGGCATAGCTCTTCCTCAATTCCTGCTACACATCGATGGGGCATCTGGTGGAATACTCCTACTCTGGATTGTTGGTATTTGTATTCTATTGCCATTGGTGATAGCTGTCATATATCTTTCAAGATCGGCAAAATATACCGGCAACTATGTCATGCATCACACATTATCCACTTACTATTACTTCATGAAGCCTTCTCTGGCTCCCAG CAAAGTAATGGATGTCTTCATAAAGGCTGCTGAATATACGGAAATTCCAGTTCGCAGAACTGACAATGAACCCCTTCAGAAGCTTTTTATGCTGGTCAGGAGTGAGTTGAATCTGGACCTTAAGAATATCAAGCAAGAGCAGGCAAAGTTTTGGAAACAGCATCCAGCCCTTGTAAAG ACAGAATTGTTGATTCAAGCACAGTTAACTCGTGAGTCAGCATCCTTATCTCCATCTTTGCAAGGTGATTTTAGACGTGTTCTGGAACTTGCCCCTCGCCTCCTTGAAGAATTGATGAAG ATGGCAGTTATGCCACGCAATGCTCAGGGGCAGGGATGGCTGAGGCCTGCTATTGGTGTCGTTGAACTTTCTCAGTGTATCATTCAG GCTGTTCCTCTTAGTGCAAGGAAGGCAATTGGAGGATCCAGTGAAGGCATTGCCCCCTTTCTGCAGCTGCCGCATTTTAGTGAGGCGGTTGTAAAAAAGATAGCCCGCAAG AAGCTGAGAGTGTTTCAGGAGCTTCAGGACATGTCCGTGGAAGATCGTGCTGAGGTACTTTCTCAAACAGCTGGATTCTCATCCGCTGAAGTCCAGGATGTTGAAATGGTATTGCAGACTATGCCTTCGATatcatttgaagttaaatgtgAGACTGAAGGTGAAGATGGTATACAAGAGGGTGACATTGTCACGGTTCATGCTTGGGTCACACTAAAGCGTGCCAACGGACTGATTGGTGCCCTTCCCCACGCCCCGTACTTCCCGTTTCACAAGGAAGAAAACTTCTGGTTTTTGCTTGCAGACAGCGTCTCCAATTACGTTTGGTTTTGGCAGAAGGTAAATTTCATGGATGAAGCTGCAGCCATTACTGCAGCTTCCAAGGCAATCGAGGACACAAAGGAGGGTTCGGGAGCAACTATGAAAGAGACTAGTGCTGCTGTCAAAGAAGCAGTCGGGAAGGTGAAGAGTGGGTCTAGACTGATAACAGGAAAGTTACCAGCGCCAGGGGAGGGGAATTACAATTTGACATGCTACTGCCTATGCGACTCTTGGATTGGTTGTGATAGAAAGACAAACTTGAAGATGAAGATTTTGAAGCGCACACGGGCTGGTACCCGGGGAGGTTCTGTGGCAGAAGAGGGACCAATTACGGAGGATGGcattgaagaggaggaagagaatgAAGATGATGAATATGATGACGATTATGAGAGCGAGTACAGTGAAGATGAGGCGGATGAACAACACGACACAAAAAAGAAAGGCCCTGCTACAAATGGCACTGTCGATAAACAAGGCTCCGGCTCAGATGGTTCAGGTTCGGAGGACGACTAA
- the LOC137721084 gene encoding pentatricopeptide repeat-containing protein At4g21190-like: CAQKGPRPRYPSVWKANKRIGTVSKSLKLVESIKGLSSVKEEVDGALDSLIAWELEFPLITVKKALKSLENQKEWKRIIQVSKWMLSKGQGRTMGTYFTLLTALAEDGRIEEAEELWTKLFSQYLESMPRVFFDKMISIYYQHGLHGKMFEIFADMEELGVQPNVSIVTKVGNVFKELDMLDKYNKLKKKYPPPKWEYRYINGKRVKVRANYQNRSDDAAKMLSEGKETVRDSEEMLEPESNPNEHIVEDEEVNRNSDELPEEGEKSSDELSVQS, from the exons TGTGCTCAAAAGGGTCCAAGACCCAGATACCCAAGTGTCTGGAAAGCCAATAAACGGATCGGAACCGTTTCCAAATCCCTCAAACTTGTTGAATCT ATTAAGGGATTGTCAAGTGTGAAAGAGGAAGTTGATGGAGCCCTTGATTCTTTGATTGCTTGGGAATTAGAATTCCCTTTAATTACAGTGAAGAAGGCACTCAAGTCCCTTGAGAATCAAAAGGAGTGGAAGAGGATAATTCAG GTGTCGAAGTGGATGCTGAGCAAAGGGCAAGGAAGAACAATGGGGACCTATTTCACACTGTTAACTGCTTTGGCAGAGGATGGGAGGATTGAAGAAGCTGAAGAGTTGTGGACGAAGTTGTTCTCGCAGTACTTGGAAAGCATGCCTCGCGTGTTCTTCGACAAAATGATTTCGATTTACTACCAACACGGCTTGCACGGTAAGATGTTTGAG ATATTTGCTGACATGGAGGAGCTCGGGGTCCAACCAAATGTTTCGATTGTTACAAAGGTTGGAAATGTCTTTAAGGAGCTAGATATGCTAGACAAGTACAATAAGTTGAAGAAGAAATATCCACCTCCGAAATGGGAGTATCGGTACATCAACGGAAAACGTGTTAAAGTCCGAGCAAACTATCAGAACAGGTCTGATGATGCTGCAAAAATGCTAAGTGAGGGGAAGGAAACAGTCCGCGACTCGGAAGAAATGTTGGAACCCGAATCAAATCCAAACGAACACATTGTTGAAGACGAGGAAGTGAACCGGAACTCAGATGAATTACCGGAGGAAGGTGAAAAAAGCTCCGATGAACTGAGTGTTCAATCTTGA
- the LOC137721559 gene encoding uncharacterized protein: MDDVDRLFECFKCGISPPQSALRERKRSKSDLKRRSKTPEVSSPGSAENTKKNTSELQLSSDKSGPTSVKPNKFNRQKEFSPVVFYGSPHGVPPKKPSRSFLRLLREIRIDLAAQKRLTSRKEVWTTFPRQDEAMQFAKGHENVHVFSYQDHYSGQRRFLVSTYNDFWRRYKNMNPKFRHHYEVIQEGLPCHLYFDLEFSRRDNADRNGDEMVDLLISAIFEALLEKYSIIGNKEWILELDSSNEAKFSRHLIIRIEKTAFKDNSHTGAFVTEICSRISSAKERDGRFENLFIRKDSSSFDSPSKLFVDTAVYTRNRCFRLALSSKAGKNSVLLPTGRFKANKMQCEEEMFMASLICNLDVDCEKLLVCKPDLDCIKTLHFDTEVNRGLGKCYSWPQEYALNGCTSGASATYFLGKSPFPTLDAFVESVATIGNVSGKIRSWYWLSEFAFMVYSMSRNRYCERIGRQHKSNHVIYVADLRRASYYQKCHDPDCRGYRSASRPIPWEIIPDMVYENKNDPESVLYGDEKMRSSCVTDSWWREAIRVADDVENKQNSLGISNMENIDSDDEDWWMAVERTASQAELAHVN; encoded by the exons ATGGACGACGTCGATCGGTTGTTCGAGTGCTTCAAATGCGGCATCTCTCCTCCGC AATCCGCATTGAGGGAAAGGAAGAGAAGCAAAAGCGATTTGAAGCGGAGGAGTAAAACTCCGGAAGTCTCCTCTCCAGGCTCAGCAGAGAACACAAAGAAAAATACATCAGAATTACAACTTTCCTCCGACAAG TCTGGTCCCACAAGTGTTAAACCAAACAAGTTTAATCGTCAAAAGGAGTTTTCCCCAGTTGTATTCTATGGATCTCCACACGGTGTGCCCCCCAAAAAACCATCAAGGTCGTTTCTGCGACTGCTACGTGAAATACGTATTGATCTCGCTGCACAAAAAAGGTTGACTTCAAG GAAGGAAGTATGGACTACGTTTCCAAGGCAGGATGAAGCAATGCAGTTTGCCAAAGGGCATGAGAATGTTCATGTATTTAGTTATCAAGATCATTATAGTGGGCAGAGAAGGTTCCTCGTTTCAACCTATAACGATTTTTGGAGAAG gtataaaaatatgaatcCCAAGTTCCGTCACCACTATGAAGTGATCCAGGAG GGTTTGCCGTGTCACCTTTATTTTGACTTGGAATTCAGTAGAAGGGACAATGCAGACAGAAATGGGGATGAAATGGTTGATCTCTTGATATCAGCCATTTTTGAAGCCCTGCTTGAAAAGTATTCTATTATCGGAAACAAGGAATGGATATTGGAGCTTGATTCCTCTAATGAAG CAAAGTTCTCTCGTCACCTAATCATTCGCATAGAAAAGACTGCTTTTAAGGACAACTCACATACAGGTGCATTTGTCACTGAG ATATGCTCACGGATTTCAAGTGCAAAGGAGAGAGATGGAAGATTTGAAAACTTATTTATCAGAAAAGATTCAAGCTCCTTTGACTCCCCTAGTAAACTATTTGTGGACACTGCAGTATATACCCGAAATCGTTGCTTTCGTTTAGCTCTGTCATCAAAGGCAGGGAAGAATTCAGTGCTTCTGCCTACTGGGCGTTTCAAAGCCAACAAGATG CAGTGTGAGGAGGAGATGTTCATGGCATCCTTGATCTGCAATTTGGATGTTGATTGTGAAAAGCTTCTAGTATGCAAACCAGATCTTGATTGTATAAAGACTCTGCATTTTGACACCGAG GTGAACCGCGGTCTTGGAAAATGTTACAGTTGGCCCCAAGAATATGCATTGAATGGTTGCACAAGTGGTGCTTCAGCAACATACTTCCTGGGCAAATCTCCATTTCCAACTTTGGATGCATTTGTAGAATCTGTTGCCACCATTGGAAATGTATCAG GTAAAATTCGGAGCTGGTATTGGCTCTCAGAGTTTGCATTCATGGTCTACAGCATGTCAAGAAATAGATACTGTGAGCGAATTGGCAGACAGCATAAAAGCAATCACG TGATATACGTTGCCGACCTCAGAAGGGCTTCTTATTATCAGAAATGTCATGATCCTGACTGCAGAg GTTATCGTTCTGCCTCGCGACCAATTCCATGGGAAATCATCCCTGACATGgtgtatgaaaataaaaatgatccTGAATCTGTTCTCTATGGTGATGAGAAAATGAGAAGCAGCTGCGTTACAGATTCATGGTGGCGTGAAGCCATTAGAGTTGCAGATGATGTTGAGAATAAGCAAAATTCTTTAGGGATCAGTAATATG GAAAACATCGATTCTGATGATGAAGACTGGTGGATGGCTGTGGAAAGGACTGCATCCCAAGCTGAATTAGCGCATGTCAACTGA
- the LOC137719416 gene encoding uncharacterized protein → MTYYQTCSRISSAKERDGRFGNLFIRKHSSSSDSPSKLFVDTAVYTRNRCLRLALSSRTGKNSVLLPTGRFKASKMCEEEMFMASLICNLDVGCEKLLLCKPDLDCIKALHFDTEVNRGLGKCYSWPQEYALNGCTSGASAT, encoded by the exons ATGACATATTATCAGACATGCTCACGGATTTCAAGTGCAAAGGAGAGAGATGGAAGATTTGGAAACTTATTTATTAGAAAACATTCAAGCTCCTCTGACTCCCCTAGTAAACTATTTGTGGACACTGCTGTATATACCCGAAATCGTTGCCTTCGTTTAGCTTTATCATCAAGGACAGGGAAGAATTCAGTGCTTCTGCCTACTGGGCGTTTCAAAGCCAGCAAGATG TGTGAGGAGGAGATGTTCATGGCATCCTTGATCTGCAATTTGGATGTTGGTTGTGAAAAGCTTCTTTTATGCAAACCAGATCTTGATTGTATAAAGGCACTGCATTTTGACACCGAG GTAAACCGCGGTCTTGGAAAATGTTACAGTTGGCCCCAAGAATATGCATTGAATGGTTGCACAAGTGGTGCTTCAGCAACATAA